The Humulus lupulus chromosome 4, drHumLupu1.1, whole genome shotgun sequence genome has a window encoding:
- the LOC133832257 gene encoding uncharacterized protein LOC133832257 translates to MDPFDEHLEEYLEGDDEQADVDSIDEQTNGGSMDVDHEEEDNNKENAEDKKKTHKRTRGIARLTKIIADKIKGIKCHLRFNSRGQSIGTPNRELQCYLGMQAKSMVPINIDNWREVPKSILDSLWKDVNLAFHLDENMQKNIIGSVGNKWRQFKCNLNKKFIVPYLNDPYLLEANPRGLDKPPPSYHIEETH, encoded by the exons ATGGACCCATTTGATGAGCACCTTGAGGAGTACCTAGAGGGTGATGATGAGCAAGCTGATGTTGATTCCATCGATGAGCAGACTAATGGTGGTTCCATGGATGTTGACCATGAGGAGGAGGATAATAATAAAGAGAACGCGGAAGATAAAAAGAAAACACATAAGCGGACACGAGGCATAGCGCGATTGACGAAGATCATAGCAGATAAAATTAAAGGAATCAAATGCCATTTGAGGTTCAATAGCAGGGGGCAATCGATTGGGACCCCAAACAGAGAGCTTCAATGTTATTTAGGAATGCAAGCCAAAAGTATGGTGCCAATTAACATTGACAATTGGCGCGAAGTTCCTAAATCTATATTGGACAGCTTATGGAAGGATGTCAAT CTAGCTTTCCACCTAGATGAGAATATGCAAAAAAATATTATTGGCTCAGTGGGTAATAAATGGAGACAATTCAAATGTAATTTGAACAAGAAGTTTATAGTCCCTTACCTTAATGACCCATATCTTTTGGAAGCAAACCCTCGTGGTCTCGATAAACCTCCACCAAGCTATCATATAGAAGAAACACATTAG
- the LOC133832258 gene encoding uncharacterized protein LOC133832258, which produces MGRSWMAKDRLSKEYEDGVESFIEIALKNTVDPNRVHCPCQKCSNLKKLDIKEIKNHLYFNGIDKTYVKWIWHGEQVESTSKVHNENKKFAQVFDDPIEMVRDADDRFVDRPEEFVKFLGDAEKPIFPRSPMSKLVVLVKLYNLKAGSGWSDISFTRLLDLMKEILPKDNEMPSSFYEEKKTFCTLGMDYKKIHACPNDCVLYRNNLENATECPTCKTSRWKRGKEGKEGKKGIPAKVLWYLPPIPRFIRLFRNPEHAKNLIWHEDGRIKDDKLRHPTDSLAWKTIDEKWPVIKKDPRNLLLGLSADGINPFSNMSSSYSCWPVILCIYNLPPHLCMKRRFTMLTLLISGSKQPGNDIDVYFAPLIDDLKLLWDGVDCYNSFNKESFILRGLLLWTINDFPAYGNLSGCYVKGYKGCPICGEQISATRLKFCKKTCYIRHRRFLPAEHYLRNQMKAFNGKQELRGPPPIMTGEEIYEEIHLINNRFGKPVTNTEECEDIESRVKSKGKSKMIRHNLDVMHIEKNICDSLIGTLLNITGKTKDSISARRDLVLMSESKKELAPKVEENRTYLPPACYTLKKDEKHKFCETLAKIKLFEAY; this is translated from the exons atgggTAGGAGTTGGATGGCAAAAGATAGGTTATCAAAAGAATATGAAGATGGAGTTGAGAGTTTTATTGAAATAGCCTTGAAAAATACAGTGGATCCTAATAGAGTTCATTGTCCATGTCAAAAGTGTTCTAACTTGAAAAAATTGGATATAAAGGAAATAAAAAACCATTTGTATTTCAATGGAATAGACAAAACTTATGTTAAGTGGATATGGCATGGAGAACAAGTTGAGTCTACTTCCAAAGTAcacaatgaaaataaaaaatttgctCAAGTGTTTGATGACCCTATAGAGATGGTGAGAGATGCAGATGATCGATTTGTGGATAGGCCAGAAGAATTTGTAAAGTTCTTAGGGGATGCAGAGAAACCAATTTTTCCAAGGTCGCCTATGTCAAAGTTGGTTGTTTTGGTAaaattatacaatttaaaagctgGTAGTGGTTGGAGTGACATAAGTTTCACAAGGTTGCTTGATTTGATGAAGGAGATTTTACCAAAAGACAATGAGATGCCTTCTTCCTTTTATGAGGAGAAAAAAACTTTCTGCACTTTAGGAATGGATTATAAAAAGATACATGCCTGTCCAAATGATTGTGTTTTATACCGCAACAATTTAGAAAATGCAACCGAGTGCCCTACGTGCAAGACATCGAGATGGAAGAGAGGTAAAGAAGGAAAAGAAGGTAAGAAAGGGATTCCAGCTAAAGTATTATGGTATTTGCCACCGATACCAAGATTTATACGTTTGTTTCGGAATCCAgaacatgctaaaaatttaatatGGCATGAGGATGGAAGGATCAAAGATGATAAACTACGACATCCAACAGATTCATTAGCTTGGAAAACTATCGATGAGAAATGGCCTGTAATAAAAAAGGATCCTAGGAATCTTCTACTTGGTCTTTCAGCTGATGGCATCAATCCATTTAGCAATATGAGCTCGTCTTACAGTTGTTGGCCAGTGATATTATGTATTTACAACCTCCCTCCTCACCTTTGCATGAAAAGAAGATTCACAATGCTGACTTTGTTAATTTCAGGAAgtaaacaacctggaaatgatataGACGTCTATTTTGCACCGTTGATAGATGATTTAAAGTTGTTGTGGGATGGAGTGGATTGTTATAATTCTTTTAATAAAGAAAGTTTTATACTGAGAGGGTTACTTTTATGGAcaattaatgattttccagcttatggaaacttGTCAGGGTGTTATGTTAAGGGTTATAAAGGATGTCCAATATGCGGGGAACAAATAAGTGCAACAAGATTGAAGTTTTGTAAAAAGACTTGTTACATAAGGCATAGAAGGTTTCTACCTGCAGAGCATTATCTTCGTAATCAAATGAAAGCCTTTAATGGTAAGCAAGAACTACGAGGACCTCCACCAATAATGACTGGTGAAGAGATTTATGAAGAGATTCATTTGATAAATAATAGATTCGGAAAACCAGTCACAAATACCGAAGAATGTGAAGACATTGAAAGTAGGGTCAAATCAAAGGGTAAAAGTAAGATGA TTAGACACAATCTCGATGTCATGCATATTGAGAAAAacatatgtgatagtttgataGGAACTTTACTCAATATTACTGGAAAAACTAAAGATAGTATATCTGCTCGTCGTGATCTCGTTCTTATGTCTGAATCGAAAAAAGAGCTGGCTCCTAAAGTAGAAGAGAatcgaacatatttacctccagCTTGTTACACATTAAAAAAAGATGAGAAACACAAATTTTGTGAAACATTGGCAAAGATTAAG CTATTCGAGGCTTATTAG
- the LOC133829007 gene encoding uncharacterized protein LOC133829007 isoform X2 has translation MVHLAVHLVREVTLCGPVCFRWMYPFERLMKVYKGYVRNRSCLEGCIVESNIAEEAVEFCYEYMVNVDSIGIPIREREGVVENKGINNGKPTLMEKEDWEVAHQNVLENTVEVQPYIEEHLQYLNKENRTKSRKQIQDEHHRTFRHWFLDKI, from the exons ATGGTTCATTTGGCAGTTCATCTAGTTAGAGAAGTCACCTTGTGTGGGCCGGTTTGTTTTCGATGGATGTACCCTTTCGAGAGGTTGATGAAAGTTTACAAGGGTTATGTGCGAAATCGAAGTTGTCTAGAGGGTTGTATAGTTGAATCTAATATAGCGGAAGAAGCAGTTGAATTCTGTTATGAGTATATGGTCAATGTTGACTCAATTGGAATTCCAATAAGGGAAAGAGAGGGAGTTGTAGAAAATAAGGGTATCAACAATGGGAAACCTACTTTAATGGAAAAAGAAGATTGGGAGGTTGCTCATCAAAATGTCTTGGAGAATACAGTTGAGGTTCAACCTTATATAGA AGAACATTTGCAATATCTAAATAAGGAAAATCGAACAAAATCTAGAAAGCAGATTCAAGATGAGCATCATCGTACCTTTCGACATTGGTTTCTTGATAAG ATTTAG
- the LOC133829007 gene encoding uncharacterized protein LOC133829007 isoform X1, which translates to MVHLAVHLVREVTLCGPVCFRWMYPFERLMKVYKGYVRNRSCLEGCIVESNIAEEAVEFCYEYMVNVDSIGIPIREREGVVENKGINNGKPTLMEKEDWEVAHQNVLENTVEVQPYIEEHLQYLNKENRTKSRKQIQDEHHRTFRHWFLDKVMFYFKMKTPI; encoded by the exons ATGGTTCATTTGGCAGTTCATCTAGTTAGAGAAGTCACCTTGTGTGGGCCGGTTTGTTTTCGATGGATGTACCCTTTCGAGAGGTTGATGAAAGTTTACAAGGGTTATGTGCGAAATCGAAGTTGTCTAGAGGGTTGTATAGTTGAATCTAATATAGCGGAAGAAGCAGTTGAATTCTGTTATGAGTATATGGTCAATGTTGACTCAATTGGAATTCCAATAAGGGAAAGAGAGGGAGTTGTAGAAAATAAGGGTATCAACAATGGGAAACCTACTTTAATGGAAAAAGAAGATTGGGAGGTTGCTCATCAAAATGTCTTGGAGAATACAGTTGAGGTTCAACCTTATATAGA AGAACATTTGCAATATCTAAATAAGGAAAATCGAACAAAATCTAGAAAGCAGATTCAAGATGAGCATCATCGTACCTTTCGACATTGGTTTCTTGATAAGGTGATGTTTTACTTTAAAATGAAAACTCCAATATAA
- the LOC133832256 gene encoding uncharacterized protein LOC133832256 yields MSKLEELSTKMAHMQANFGSHSSFGSHSRVNTIEVEAPIDTALEVEAPMDTTPNVEAPIDTTPEVEVLMDTTPGVEAPVDTSTLYETPTPSPSIHPEPLKKDVKCKLYVGQGGDVVALGRVVATKGNVHGKILAPGNYRVVVDRCLDGSAKLPVSVGDEMTLVVHVVNSYVAWPSHLIITYDHEQEPKRLKRKRISATCPPTQDLKHPPQHLPTTQEKAGSSMAKKSPIIFKVPTGLPMFFKILLGSVKYVEPEFMIDILMETNIMGEQYTLYISHEDIVHFGFMEEISVSCISFYFSIIYSEFCDREISHFFGFIEPS; encoded by the exons ATGTCCAAGCTTGAAGAATTATCAACCAAGATGGCACATATGCAAGCTAACTTTGGTAGTCATTCTAGCTTTGGTAGCCATTCTAGAGTCAATACAATAGAAGTTGAGGCACCAATTGACACTGCTCTAGAAGTTGAGGCACCGATGGACACTACTCCAAATGTTGAGGCACCAATTGACACTACTCCAGAAGTTGAGGTACTGATGGACACTACTCCAGGAGTTGAGGCACCTGTTGACACTAGTACTTTGTATGAGACACCTACACCTTCACCTTCTATTCATCCTGAGCCACTGAAG AAAGATGTTAAGTGCAAATTATACGTTGGGCAAGGTGGTGATGTTGTGGCTCTTGGACGGGTGGTGGCTACCAAAGGCAATGTACATGGAAAAATTTTAGCACCTGGTAACTATCGCGTGGTTGTTGATAGATGTCTAGATGGGAGTGCAAAACTACCTGTCTCAGTTGGGGATGAGATGACTCTTGTGGTTCATGTGGTCAACAGTTATGTTGCTTGGCCATCGCATCTGATCATTACTTATGATCATGAACAG GAACCCAAGAGACTAAAGAGAAAGAGGATTTCAGCAACTTGTCCGCCAACACAAGACCTAAAACATCCTCCACAACATCTTCCCACTACTCAAGAAAAGGCAGGATCAAGTATGGCTAAGAAGTCGCCAATTATCTTCAAGGTTCCCACTGGACTTCCCATGTTTTTTAAGATACTTCTGGGTTCAGTTAAGTACGTAGAACCAGAATTCATGATTGACATTCTTATGGAGACCAATATTATGGGCGAACAATATACCTTATATATCTCACATGAGGATATAGTACACTTTGGATTTATGGAAGAAATCAGCGTGTCTTGCATTTCATTCTATTTCag TATAATATATTCCGAGTTTTGCGATAGAGAGATATCACACTTTTTTGGTTTCATTGAGCCATCGTGA